One region of Chitinispirillum alkaliphilum genomic DNA includes:
- a CDS encoding Exodeoxyribonuclease V gamma chain: MLHLTFAPSTQSLAELAADKLAAIWSDPFNPPTVIVPNPAVEKWLLMRLVTFTKISGCVANLKMLRLERFLWNTLSPDENMTLMDAEHLCQLVCSLLDKPLLQEKIFTSLKNYLCSSQNGSIDPVKRVQLSGVIAQQFREYEYNRPSVWDEKLNRWKMDGIDATWLKGNYYCGGDAHEVWQSELYRRVYGLVENGGSETDNRCISLPHLYRWRREKSRGEMDWCQTKGEIFIFGVSKISHFHRNTLVEISQAENVEMRVFLTNPCAEFWEDVNTSRNRNKRRKWSWNSTSNEAGITPMQSRLYSKENLDDELPPEQGLLRLWGEAGKENVFLWCPQAQWNFEYIHHDSNMTEHRPQTTLESVKESLLLRTATLSEPIRGWGDDSLFILASPDRGREIEEIREQILDMVHRGEVERLNEIVVYLTDPAAYLVHINRVFGACDTADPTYIPYTILGAPGSGSLFAQGMRSMLELIRGRFDRAGVFELLRNPIVQVTSDFTPENVSVWEVWAEKLGIFRGYNREHRKTMGDRGEMVSDAHTFELGIARMLIGNLTSDPVELDYKIVPETFSSQQVSVVVPFTDFDTSDEDLLEKFCAVTEDLFNDIKNFSDCNNGELEIEYAVELIKNLVWRWFGRIDKLEKGGGAEGRVQKDFLESLDIILLQKTTANRENFPIEEFLKMVEACLPDELSSFGNAWVGGVTFAPLRPAMVLSHKVVIVAGLDAALFPGTSEKPGWDLLSGRRIIGDSDRVKDNRFVFLELFHAAQKKLVMSFRCRNMQKDEELQPSSVVLEFEEYLKNAMENNTDKSANVNVVRGIPWVLHESIKEMVSAGRLHGSWDCTEVELGKLAAKYEKNRALHRHELVCRKDGSLFSPAIKKEFHTTYHDLKRFITNPLEYHLYKTLNIDLEEESVTMGVTDEPLDSGNLALGGMQRNIWIRILEMLFPKIRGAENSKKEEFSLKAERVAIQIYDYHAATGGAPEGLLYKNEKRKLTEWAIQCCEKTQQLLELFDNHYLVVNTDFTLGRKGLSGDLTIKLDGEKRCFVECRHSLVLMPRDPAVNREIGILAVKKEGNVTDNHELWLAAVLQQIFNKGNGICDRINLVQLNRDKISVSCEQTLTPESTCDSSDNDDEYHEPAVLDVKCWLKRILTMMLIEKCSQHLPFVAVREITKKRKNDNAHFRERLKRISVESIGERINGNFSSYRCFLEAYKLTDALVAFSEINDKTEQNRKLAQLAAQLYEPVLKRSYYE; the protein is encoded by the coding sequence ATGCTTCACCTCACTTTTGCTCCATCAACACAATCCCTCGCAGAGCTTGCAGCTGATAAGCTCGCAGCAATATGGAGCGATCCTTTTAATCCACCAACGGTTATCGTCCCCAATCCGGCTGTTGAAAAATGGCTCCTCATGCGTTTGGTAACTTTTACCAAAATATCAGGGTGTGTGGCAAATCTAAAAATGCTAAGGCTTGAGCGGTTTTTGTGGAACACACTGAGTCCGGATGAGAACATGACCCTTATGGATGCAGAGCACCTCTGTCAATTGGTTTGTTCACTGCTCGACAAACCACTACTTCAGGAAAAAATATTCACAAGTCTTAAAAACTATCTCTGCTCTTCTCAGAACGGATCAATAGATCCTGTCAAGAGAGTACAATTGTCAGGTGTTATTGCCCAGCAGTTCAGAGAATACGAGTATAACAGACCAAGTGTATGGGATGAAAAGCTGAACCGGTGGAAAATGGACGGTATTGATGCAACCTGGCTTAAGGGGAATTACTATTGCGGGGGAGATGCACATGAGGTTTGGCAGAGTGAACTTTACCGCCGGGTTTATGGGTTGGTTGAAAATGGCGGATCTGAAACAGACAATCGCTGTATTTCTCTTCCTCATCTCTACAGGTGGCGTAGGGAGAAAAGTCGGGGAGAAATGGATTGGTGTCAAACCAAAGGTGAAATTTTCATATTCGGAGTTTCAAAAATCAGCCATTTTCACCGCAACACCCTGGTTGAGATTTCTCAGGCAGAAAATGTAGAGATGCGGGTTTTTCTCACTAACCCCTGTGCTGAATTCTGGGAGGATGTCAATACCAGCCGTAACCGTAATAAAAGGCGTAAATGGAGCTGGAATTCTACTTCAAACGAAGCTGGTATCACTCCTATGCAATCGCGATTGTATAGTAAAGAAAATCTCGATGATGAACTGCCCCCGGAGCAGGGCCTGCTTAGACTCTGGGGTGAGGCAGGAAAGGAGAATGTTTTCCTCTGGTGCCCTCAGGCACAATGGAATTTCGAATATATACATCATGACAGTAACATGACAGAGCATAGGCCTCAAACAACACTGGAATCTGTGAAAGAGTCCCTGCTATTACGCACTGCCACTCTGAGCGAACCAATTCGAGGATGGGGTGATGATTCTCTCTTTATACTCGCTTCACCTGACAGGGGCCGGGAAATTGAAGAAATAAGAGAGCAGATCCTCGATATGGTTCATAGAGGGGAGGTGGAGCGACTAAATGAAATTGTCGTTTATCTGACTGACCCTGCGGCTTATCTTGTTCATATCAACAGAGTATTTGGAGCTTGTGATACAGCTGATCCCACATATATTCCTTATACTATACTTGGAGCACCGGGTTCAGGAAGTCTCTTTGCCCAGGGAATGCGCAGCATGCTTGAGCTTATACGGGGACGCTTTGACCGGGCTGGCGTATTTGAGCTTCTGAGAAATCCGATTGTGCAGGTTACCTCTGACTTTACTCCCGAAAATGTTTCCGTGTGGGAAGTATGGGCAGAGAAACTTGGCATTTTCAGGGGCTACAACAGAGAACACCGAAAAACGATGGGAGACAGGGGAGAAATGGTGAGTGATGCGCATACTTTTGAACTGGGTATCGCACGCATGCTGATAGGAAATCTTACTTCAGATCCTGTGGAACTTGATTACAAAATTGTGCCTGAAACATTCTCATCTCAACAGGTGTCTGTTGTTGTTCCCTTTACAGATTTTGATACTTCAGATGAAGATCTTCTCGAAAAATTCTGTGCGGTAACAGAGGACCTTTTCAATGATATAAAGAATTTTTCCGATTGCAATAACGGTGAACTGGAAATTGAGTATGCTGTAGAGCTGATTAAAAACCTTGTGTGGCGGTGGTTTGGTAGAATCGATAAACTGGAAAAAGGTGGGGGCGCTGAGGGCCGTGTACAAAAAGATTTTCTCGAATCTCTCGATATTATACTCCTCCAGAAAACTACTGCTAACAGAGAAAATTTCCCGATTGAAGAATTTCTCAAAATGGTTGAGGCCTGTCTTCCTGATGAACTCTCATCATTTGGGAACGCCTGGGTGGGTGGAGTCACTTTTGCACCGCTTCGTCCTGCAATGGTGCTTTCTCATAAAGTTGTAATCGTTGCAGGGTTGGATGCGGCTTTGTTTCCCGGTACATCTGAGAAGCCTGGGTGGGATCTTTTGTCAGGTAGGAGAATCATTGGGGATAGTGATCGGGTAAAAGACAATAGATTTGTATTTCTTGAACTGTTTCATGCGGCACAAAAAAAATTGGTGATGTCATTCAGATGTCGTAATATGCAGAAAGATGAGGAGCTGCAGCCTTCAAGTGTTGTTCTTGAATTTGAGGAGTATCTTAAGAATGCAATGGAGAACAATACTGACAAAAGCGCAAACGTAAATGTTGTTAGAGGGATTCCATGGGTGCTCCATGAGTCAATTAAAGAGATGGTGTCAGCTGGACGTCTGCATGGAAGCTGGGATTGTACAGAGGTTGAGCTTGGCAAACTTGCCGCAAAGTACGAAAAAAACAGAGCTTTGCACCGCCATGAGTTGGTGTGCAGAAAAGATGGTTCGCTTTTCAGTCCTGCTATAAAGAAAGAGTTCCATACCACATATCATGATCTTAAAAGGTTTATAACCAATCCCCTTGAATATCATCTGTATAAAACTCTGAATATTGATCTTGAAGAAGAGTCTGTGACGATGGGGGTGACAGATGAGCCCCTTGATTCTGGTAACCTTGCATTGGGCGGCATGCAACGGAATATCTGGATCAGGATTCTTGAAATGCTCTTTCCGAAAATCAGAGGAGCTGAAAATTCTAAAAAAGAAGAGTTTTCCCTTAAAGCAGAGCGTGTTGCAATTCAGATATATGATTATCACGCAGCTACTGGAGGAGCTCCCGAAGGGCTGCTTTATAAAAATGAGAAAAGGAAATTAACTGAGTGGGCAATTCAGTGTTGCGAAAAAACTCAGCAACTCCTGGAACTGTTTGACAATCATTACCTTGTAGTAAATACAGATTTTACCCTTGGAAGGAAAGGCCTTTCAGGGGACTTGACCATAAAGCTGGACGGGGAAAAAAGGTGCTTTGTTGAATGCCGGCATTCACTTGTGTTAATGCCCAGAGATCCTGCTGTCAACAGAGAAATCGGTATTTTAGCTGTTAAAAAAGAAGGCAATGTTACTGATAATCATGAATTGTGGCTTGCAGCAGTCCTTCAGCAGATCTTTAATAAGGGAAATGGTATATGCGACAGAATAAATCTTGTTCAGTTAAATCGGGATAAAATTTCTGTGTCTTGTGAGCAGACGTTAACGCCGGAATCCACATGTGATTCCTCAGACAATGATGATGAATACCATGAACCTGCTGTTTTGGATGTTAAATGCTGGTTGAAGCGTATCCTCACCATGATGCTTATTGAGAAATGTTCACAGCATCTGCCCTTTGTAGCTGTAAGAGAAATAACAAAGAAAAGGAAAAATGACAATGCTCATTTCAGAGAACGGCTGAAAAGGATAAGTGTTGAAAGCATAGGGGAGAGAATTAACGGGAACTTCTCTTCATACAGGTGTTTTCTGGAAGCATACAAATTAACAGATGCTCTGGTTGCATTCAGTGAGATCAATGACAAAACGGAACAGAATAGAAAGCTTGCCCAGCTTGCAGCACAACTTTACGAACCGGTTCTCAAAAGGTCTTATTATGAATAG